The Pseudomonas cucumis sequence AATTTTCAGACGGTCGACGAGATCAAGAACTTCCCGATCCGTGTCGCTGATCGCACGTTCCGCATCGGTGATGTGGCGAACGTTCGTCGTGGCTTCAACGATCCGCCGGCGCCGCGCATGCGCTTCATGGCTGAAGATGCCATCGGCCTGGCCGTGGCCATGAAGGGCGGTGGCGACATTCTGATTCTGGGCAAAGCGCTGGAAGTCGAATTCGCCCGGATCCAGAAAAACCTCCCGGCCGGCATGCAGTTGCGCAAGGTGTCCGATCAACCCGCCGCGGTGAAAACCGGTGTCGGCGAGTTTGTTCAGGTGCTGGTGGAGGCGCTGGCGATTGTGTTGCTGGTGAGCTTCTTCTCTCTCGGTGTGCGCACCGGCATGGTCGTAGCCCTGGCGATTCCGCTGGTGTTGGCGATGACCTTCGCCTGCATGTATTACTTAGGCATCGGCCTGCACAAGATTTCCCTCGGCGCGCTGGTGCTGGCGCTGGGGTTGCTGGTGGACGACGCGATCATCGCCGTGGAAATGATGGCGATCAAAATGGAGCAGGGCTTCGACCGGGTCAAGGCCGCCAGCTATGCCTGGACCAGCACCGCGTTCCCGATGCTCACCGGTACGTTGATCACCGCTGCCGGTTTCCTGCCAATTGCCACCGCGCAATCGGGCACCGGCGAATACACCCGCTCGATTTTCCAGGTGGTGACCATTGCGCTGGTGGCGTCGTGGGTTGCCGCCGTAGTCTTTGTGCCTTATCTGGGGGAAAAACTCCTGCCGGACCTGGCGAAAATTCACGCCGCCAAACACGGCACCGGCGACGGCCAACCCGACCCTTATGGCACACCGTTCTATCAGCGTGTCAGACGGCTGGTGGAGTGGTGCGTGCGTCGGCGCAAAACGGTGATCGTCCTGACCATCGTGATGTTCATCGCGTCAGTGGTGCTGTTCCGTTTCGTGCCTCAGCAGTTCTTCCCGGCTTCGGGGCGGCTGGAGTTGATGGTCGATCTGAAACTGGCCGAAGGCGCGTCTTTGAGCAACACCGCCGAGGAGGTCAAACACCTCGAAGGCCTGCTCAAGGATCGCGCCGGGATCGACAACTACGTGGCTTACGTCGGCACAGGTTCGCCGCGGTTCTACCTGCCGCTGGATCAGCAACTTCCGGCAGCGAGCTTCGCCCAGTTTGTCGTCCTGGCCAAAACCATCGAAGACCGCGAAACCCTGCGCACCTGGCTGATTGAAACCCTCAACGAACAATTCCCGGCCCTGCGCTCGCGGGTTACACGGCTGGAGAACGGCCCACCGGTTGGCTATCCGGTGCAGTTCCGGGTCACCGGTGAGCACATCGAGGAAGTCCGCGCATTGGCCCGTAAAGTCGCGGCCAAGGTTCGCGAGAACCCACACGTGGCCAACGTGCATCTGGACTGGGAAGAGCCGAGCAAAGTCGTTTACCTGAACGTCGATCAGGACCGCGCGCGAGCACTGGGCGTGAGCACGGCGAACCTCTCGACTTTCCTGCGAGGCTCGCTGACCGGTGCCAGTGTCAGCCAGTACCGCGAAGACAACGAATTGATCGAGATCCTGCTGCGCGGCACGGTGCATGAACGCACCGAACTGGCGTTGCTACCAAGCCTGGCCGTGCCCACCGATAACAATCGCAGTGTGGCGCTGTCGCAGATTGCAACGCTGGAATATGGCTTCGAAGAAGGCATCATCTGGCACCGTAACCGCCTGCCCAACGTGACGGTTCGCGCCGACATCTACGGCAAGGAACAACCGGCGACGCTGGTGCAGCAAATCATGCCGACCCTCGATCCGATTCGTGCCGAGCTGCCAGACGGCTATCTGCTGGACGTCGGCGGTACGGTAGAAGACTCGGCCCGCGGGCAGAACTCGGTGAAGGCCGGTGTGCCGTTGTTCATCGTGGTGGTGCTGACGTTGCTGATGCTGCAACTGCGCAGTTTCTCACGCACCGTCATGGTGTTTCTGACGGCGCCGTTGGGGTTGATCGGTGTCACACTGTTTCTGATGGTGTTCCGCCAGCCGTTCGGTTTTGTGGCGATGCTCGGGACCATCGCCTTGTCCGGGATGATCATGCGTAACTCGGTGATTCTGGTGGATCAGATCGAGCAGGATATCGCTGCCGGGCTTAAGCCTTGGCAGGCGATTATCGAGGCGACGGTGCGGCGGTTCCGACCGATTGTGCTGACGGCGCTGGCGGCGGTGCTGGCGATGATTCCATTGTCGCGCAGTGTGTTTTTCGGGCCGATGGCGGTGGCGATCATGGGCGGGCTGATTGTGGCGACGGCGTTGACGTTGCTGTTTTTGCCGGCGTTGTATGCGGCTTGGTTCAGGGTCAAGAAAGAGCCGGTGTGATTGTTTGATCTTTTGATCTTGGCGGCCTTTGGGCCGACCATGCTCTTGTTGGCGGGGGGCATATCCGTTGCTGCGGTAACGGCGGCTTATGGTTTCGCCCTTACGGCGAGTCCCTTTTGGCAAACGCCCCAAAAGGAACCAAAAGGTCTCGCCCCAAGCGTCCGGCCCCTCGCTGAGGCTCGGCGTTCCTTCGCTCCGGTATCCATCTGGGGGCATCGCCCTACGGTCTGCTTCGCTACGACCTACATGCGATGGGTTCGACTGCGTCGAACGGCGCTGCGCGCCAATCCCCAGATGAACACCTCCACTCAGCCTCCCGAAGGGGCGGGTGGATCAAGATCAAAATCAAAAGCCAGATCAAAAGCGGCAGGCGAGCTAACGCTCGGCCTGTTGAGTGGTGAGGGGCGGGTGTAAGCCGCTCCACTGTGGGAGCGGGCTTGCCCGCGATGGCGGCCAGACAGCCGACCAATTTCTCTCACATGTACGCTGACCCATTGTGGGAGCGAGCCTGCTCGCGATGGCGATCTGATAGACAGCGACGTTTATTGATCCAGTAAAAACATCAGAACCTTCCCACAAGTTTTTCAGGTTGTCTGTCGGAAGCGCGACCTCTAGCCTTGGACTGTCGCTGCAAAAAGCAGCGACCGGGTTTCGCAGCCCGGTTAAACTTCAGACGCACAGCGTCCACCATCCGAAAAGCGGGCGCTTTTTATGCCTGTGTTATGGCGGCTGTGCGCGGGATACCTTCGGGTATGCCGGGTTCCTGAAGTCCCGGTCTGCGAACCTGCGTACAGCTGCCACCTTAAATTCGTTTCGCAGCGATCAGTGGCAGCTCCATTACTTCAGGAGCTACACAATGATTAAAGACAGTCCAAATCCCCCCAAAGCAGAACCAGAAATAGAAACAGAAACTGATCCCGTTTCTCCCTACGCTTTCCTCAATTCCAGGAAACTCCACGACGCGGCGATCCGCGCGCTCGATCATTATCTCGCCCCTGTGGCCGAAAAAAAGGCCAAAGCCGATCGTCGTCCCAGTACGATTTTCGTCATCGGTCCAAACGTCGATTCCGAAACTCTCTTGGCTCATGCCTGTGAAACTCTTGCCACGGCCAATGTCATGGCCAGTGAGTTAGCCTTCGACCTGACCGGCCCCACGTGCAACTTGGTGCTGGGGATTCAACAGATGATTTCACTGGCGGAGTTGTCGGTAAATCGCGTGCTGGATAATCTGGATCCGCAACAGTAGCGCAAAAGAAAAAGCCCGCTGATCCTTTAAAGGTCAGCGGGCTTTTCGTCATGAATTGCCCTTGGAAAATTACAA is a genomic window containing:
- a CDS encoding efflux RND transporter permease subunit yields the protein MGFNLSEWALRNRQIVLFLMLLLAVVGALSYTKLGQSEDPPFTFKAMVIRTNWPGATAEEVSRQVTERIEKKLMETGEYERIASFSRPGESQVTFMARDSMHSVEIPELWYQVRKKISDIRHTLPPGIQGPFFNDEFGTTFGNIYALTGEGFDYAVLKDYADRIQIQLQRVKDVGKVDLIGLQDEKIWIELSNVKLATLGLPLAAVQQALEEQNAMSTAGFFETTSERLQLRVSGNFQTVDEIKNFPIRVADRTFRIGDVANVRRGFNDPPAPRMRFMAEDAIGLAVAMKGGGDILILGKALEVEFARIQKNLPAGMQLRKVSDQPAAVKTGVGEFVQVLVEALAIVLLVSFFSLGVRTGMVVALAIPLVLAMTFACMYYLGIGLHKISLGALVLALGLLVDDAIIAVEMMAIKMEQGFDRVKAASYAWTSTAFPMLTGTLITAAGFLPIATAQSGTGEYTRSIFQVVTIALVASWVAAVVFVPYLGEKLLPDLAKIHAAKHGTGDGQPDPYGTPFYQRVRRLVEWCVRRRKTVIVLTIVMFIASVVLFRFVPQQFFPASGRLELMVDLKLAEGASLSNTAEEVKHLEGLLKDRAGIDNYVAYVGTGSPRFYLPLDQQLPAASFAQFVVLAKTIEDRETLRTWLIETLNEQFPALRSRVTRLENGPPVGYPVQFRVTGEHIEEVRALARKVAAKVRENPHVANVHLDWEEPSKVVYLNVDQDRARALGVSTANLSTFLRGSLTGASVSQYREDNELIEILLRGTVHERTELALLPSLAVPTDNNRSVALSQIATLEYGFEEGIIWHRNRLPNVTVRADIYGKEQPATLVQQIMPTLDPIRAELPDGYLLDVGGTVEDSARGQNSVKAGVPLFIVVVLTLLMLQLRSFSRTVMVFLTAPLGLIGVTLFLMVFRQPFGFVAMLGTIALSGMIMRNSVILVDQIEQDIAAGLKPWQAIIEATVRRFRPIVLTALAAVLAMIPLSRSVFFGPMAVAIMGGLIVATALTLLFLPALYAAWFRVKKEPV
- a CDS encoding DUF6124 family protein yields the protein MIKDSPNPPKAEPEIETETDPVSPYAFLNSRKLHDAAIRALDHYLAPVAEKKAKADRRPSTIFVIGPNVDSETLLAHACETLATANVMASELAFDLTGPTCNLVLGIQQMISLAELSVNRVLDNLDPQQ